One Nicotiana sylvestris chromosome 12, ASM39365v2, whole genome shotgun sequence genomic window carries:
- the LOC138883932 gene encoding uncharacterized protein, with translation MGWLGDVTIQHVPRKENKKADALASLASSLTLPDQVQVIICQKWVVPLPNEAEGEENKLKHLVAVSEVEKEEWRQPIIDYLCYGILPENPQRRIEIRRRAPRFLYYKDTLHRRSFKGVLLRCLG, from the coding sequence atggggtggctcggtgatgtgactattcaacatgtgccaaggaaagaaaataagaaggcagatgctttagcctCCCTAGCTTCATCTTTAACCCTGCCTGATCAAGTGCAAGTTATtatctgccaaaaatgggtagtaccgctgccaaatgaggctgaaggtgaagaaaataaactcaagcatcttgtcgcTGTTTCCGAAGTCGAGAAAGAAGAATGgagacaacccattatcgactacttgtgctatgggatacttccagaaaatccgcAGAGAAGAATTGAAATCCGtcgtcgtgcacctcgcttcctttactacaaagataccCTACACAGAAGATCATTCaagggagtactcttgcgatgcttAGGGTAA